One window of Manihot esculenta cultivar AM560-2 chromosome 17, M.esculenta_v8, whole genome shotgun sequence genomic DNA carries:
- the LOC110605420 gene encoding purple acid phosphatase 3: MSKLMALSFIFSALLGFNIIYLSVAELQRFQHEAKADGSLSLLVIGDWGRRGAYNQSHVARQMGIIGEELDIDFIISTGDNFYDNGLKGVDDPLFYESFTNIYTATSLQKQWYSVLGNHDYRGDVEAQLSPVLREMDSKWLCLRSFIVDTEIADFFSVDTTPFVEKYFTEKEHNYDWSGILPRQNYLSNLLKDLDKSLKESTAKWKIVVGHHTIKSAGHHGNTQELSSQLLPILLENNVDLYINGHDHCLQHISSSESPLQFLTSGGGSKAWRGDVDWWNPKEMKFYHDGQGFMSMEITQTQMDIVFYDVSGYILHKWSKNKELHSTI, from the exons ATGTCTAAACTCATGGCTTTAAGCTTTATCTTCTCTGCTCTTTTAGGCTTCAACATCATTTATCTCTCTGTAGCAGAGCTTCAGCGATTTCAACATGAAGCCAAAGCTGATGGGTCTCTCAGCCTCTTGGTTATTGGTGATTGGGGAAGAAGAGGAGCTTATAACCAATCTCACGTTGCTCGTCAG ATGGGGATAATTGGAGAGGAATTGGATATTGATTTTATAATCTCCACAGGagataatttttatgataatggATTAAAGGGTGTTGATGAtcctttattttatgaatcttTCACCAATATCTACACAGCAACCAGCTTGCAGAAGCAATGGTACAGTG TTTTAGGTAACCATGACTACAGGGGTGATGTAGAGGCACAACTGAGTCCAGTTCTTAGAGAAATGGATAGCAAATGGCTTTGCTTGAGATCTTTTATTGTTGACACTG AAATTGCTGATTTTTTCTCGGTGGATACTACCCCTTTTGTTGAGAAATATTTCACAGAAAAAGAGCATAATTATGATTGGAGTGGCATATTACCTAGACAGAATTACCTCTCAAATCTCCTAAag GATTTGGATAAGTCCTTGAAAGAATCCACAGCAAAATGGAAGATTGTGGTAGGCCACCATACAATCAAAAGTGCTGGACACCATGGGAACACCCAAGAGCTCAGTTCACAGCTCCTCCCAATCCTTCTG GAAAACAATGTGGATCTTTACATAAATGGGCATGACCATTGCTTGCAGCACATAAGCAGCAGTGAAAG TCCGCTTCAATTTTTGACAAGCGGAGGCGGCTCCAAGGCTTGGAGAGGAGACGTAGATTGGTGGAATCCGAAGGAAATGAAGTTTTATCATGATGGTCAAGGTTTCATGTCTATGGAGATTACACAAACTCAAATGGATATTGTGTTCTATGATGTTTCTGGCTATATTTTGCACAAATGGAGCAAGAACAAAGAGCTTCACTCTACCATTTAA
- the LOC122722276 gene encoding purple acid phosphatase 3-like, translating into MAFTKPTILPLIFATFIICFCSFSSLAELQRFQQPLKSDGSLSFLVIGDWGRRGLFNQSEVASQMGVIGEELDIDFVISTGDNFYEDGLTGIDDPNFYESFTNIYTAPSLQKQWYSVLGNHDYRGDVEAQLNPILTQKDSRWLCMRSFIVNAEIVEIFFVDTSPFVNDYFTNPEHNYDWKGISPRETYLANLLKDVDAALSSSTAKWKLVVGHHAILSAGHHGITVELLQQLVPILQEHNVDAYINGHDHCIQHISSKHSNIQFITSGGGSKAWRGDIRKWDPEELKLYYDGQGFMSVQMTDSTATFAFYDAFGSVLHQWSISKESHSAA; encoded by the exons ATGGCCTTCACAAAACCCACCATCCTTCCTCTTATTTTTGCAACCTTCATCATCTGTTTCTGCTCTTTTTCTTCATTGGCTGAGCTTCAACGTTTCCAGCAGCCATTGAAATCTGATGGTTCTCTTAGCTTCTTGGTGATTGGAGATTGGGGAAGAAGAGGACTTTTCAACCAATCTGAAGTTGCTTCACAG ATGGGAGTAATTGGAGAGGAACTAGACATAGATTTTGTGATATCTACTGGAGATAATTTTTATGAAGATGGCTTGACAGGAATTGATGATCCAAATTTTTATGAGTCTTTTACTAATATCTACACAGCCCCAAGCTTGCAAAAGCAATGGTACAGTG TATTGGGTAACCATGATTACAGAGGTGATGTTGAAGCACAGTTGAATCCAATCCTCACACAAAAGGATAGCAGATGGCTTTGCATGAGGTCATTTATAGTCAATGCAG AAATTGTTGAAATTTTCTTTGTGGACACATCTCCATTTGTGAATGACTACTTCACAAACCCAGAACATAACTATGACTGGAAAGGTATTTCTCCTAGGGAGACTTACCTTGCAAATCTGTTGAAG GATGTGGATGCAGCACTGAGCAGCTCCACTGCAAAATGGAAACTTGTTGTAGGTCACCATGCCATCTTAAGTGCAGGACACCATGGAATCACAGTAGAGCTTCTACAGCAGCTTGTTCCAATTCTACag GAACATAATGTTGATGCTTACATAAACGGGCATGATCACTGTATCCAACATATCAGCAGCAAGCACAG CAACATTCAATTCATAACAAGTGGAGGCGGCTCAAAGGCCTGGAGGGGTGATATAAGGAAGTGGGATCCAGAGGAATTGAAGTTATATTATGATGGCCAAGGATTTATGTCAGTGCAAATGACCGACTCCACGGCCACTTTTGCATTCTATGATGCCTTTGGCAGTGTTTTGCACCAATGGAGCATATCCAAAGAGAGTCACTCAGCTGCATAA